The Schizosaccharomyces pombe strain 972h- genome assembly, chromosome: I genome contains a region encoding:
- the dal1 gene encoding ureidoglycolate hydrolase, which translates to MEAKKIYAQALTDEAFAPFGSVVQQKDDVKMVSANGGTAKKYLKVSESIQNYEKSSSASTRKGVWNFFSTHPSVHPANDEHAAFQISVLERHPFTTQTFIPMCRSSDEQAYLIAVAPNAPDGMPDWNQTQAFVAKGAQGVTYSAGVWHAPMVTIGKETMLAAFNYENGVAEDDCQVQSTESPIEVFIKIST; encoded by the coding sequence ATGGaagctaaaaaaatatatgctCAAGCCTTGACCGATGAAGCGTTTGCTCCGTTTGGGTCGGTGGTTCAACAAAAGGATGATGTTAAAATGGTTAGTGCTAATGGAGGTACAgcaaaaaagtatttaaaagtttcagAAAGTATACAAAACTATGAAAAATCATCCAGTGCTTCGACCAGGAAAGGCGtgtggaattttttttccacaCATCCTTCAGTTCACCCGGCTAATGACGAGCACGCAGCCTTTCAAATATCTGTGCTTGAAAGACATCCATTTACAACTCAAACCTTTATACCGATGTGTCGCTCAAGCGATGAGCAGGCCTATCTAATTGCTGTTGCTCCAAACGCTCCAGATGGAATGCCTGACTGGAACCAAACTCAGGCTTTTGTGGCTAAAGGAGCTCAGGGAGTTACTTATTCCGCTGGGGTATGGCATGCACCAATGGTAACAATCGGGAAAGAAACTATGCTGGCGGCTTTTAACTACGAAAACGGAGTGGCAGAAGATGATTGCCAAGTTCAGTCTACCGAGTCCCCCATTGAAgtattcataaaaatttctacATAA
- the cda1 gene encoding chitin deacetylase Cda1 — MYETRDLTGNAGKPVDTNPWPNNSKIAVSFVVNYEEGGERSLLYEDEGFETFLTEAGLMPFPNRPVRERSIESCFEYGSRCGFWRILNLFKKHKVPFTCWAIGQAVEKNPVVVGAMEEAGCEVGSHSHRWINYEGVPPETEYEHIKKSVQAIQKASPSNSAPRSWYTGRASLNTRKLVCQVYKDLGLPQPFDSDEYNDDYPYWVADPLASKPGAEDDKGLLIVPYTLEVNDMKYAVAPGFCNSDDFYTYARDAFDVLYEEGLEGAPKMMTIGLHCRLTGRPGRFRGLQKLMEHITSKEGVWVATREQIAQAWSAKHPYKA, encoded by the coding sequence ATGTATGAAACACGCGATTTAACTGGTAACGCAGGCAAACCTGTGGATACCAATCCATGGCCTAATAATAGCAAGATTGCTGTATCGTTTGTAGTAAACTATGAAGAAGGAGGTGAAAGATCTCTCCTTTATGAAGATGAAGGGTTTGAAACGTTTTTGACGGAGGCCGGTTTAATGCCTTTTCCCAACCGACCTGTACGAGAACGTTCTATTGAGTCTTGCTTTGAATATGGTTCTCGCTGTGGATTTTGGAGAATTCTTAACTTGTTCAAAAAACATAAGGTTCCCTTTACTTGCTGGGCTATTGGTCAAGCTGTTGAGAAAAACCCAGTAGTTGTTGGTGCTATGGAGGAAGCAGGATGCGAAGTTGGATCCCATTCTCATAGATGGATTAATTATGAAGGAGTTCCTCCCGAAACTGAATATGAGCATATTAAAAAGAGTGTGCAAGCTATCCAAAAGGCCTCTCCTTCGAATTCTGCTCCTCGTAGTTGGTATACGGGTCGTGCTAGCTTAAACACCCGTAAACTTGTATGTCAGGTTTATAAGGATTTGGGTCTTCCTCAACCTTTTGACTCTGATGAGTACAATGACGATTACCCTTATTGGGTTGCCGATCCACTTGCTAGCAAGCCTGGTGCTGAAGATGACAAAGGACTCTTAATAGTCCCCTATACTTTGGAGGTTAATGACATGAAATATGCAGTTGCTCCCGGTTTTTGCAATTCTGATGACTTTTACACTTATGCTCGGGATGCCTTTGACGTTTTATATGAAGAGGGGCTGGAAGGTGCTCCTAAAATGATGACAATCGGATTACATTGCCGTTTAACTGGCCGACCTGGACGTTTCCGTGGCCTTCAAAAGCTAATGGAGCATATCACCTCAAAGGAGGGTGTTTGGGTTGCAACCAGAGAGCAAATTGCACAAGCTTGGTCTGCTAAGCATCCTTACAAAGCGTAG
- the mce1 gene encoding citrate transporter, whose translation MSTVAKTNPKSSNKPGPVKSIIAGGVAGAIEISITYPAEFAKTRLQLYRNVEGTKAKLPPFGLEWYRGCSTVIVGNSLKAAVRFFAFDSIKKSLSDEHGHLTGPRTVLAGLGAGVAESVLVLTPFESIKTAIIDDRKRPNPRLKGFLQASRIIVHENGIRGLYRGLAATVARQAANSGVRFTAYNSIKQSLQSRLPPDEKLSTVTTFLVGSVAGIITVYCTQPIDTVKSRMQSLSASKEYKNSIHCAYKILTQDGLLRFWSGATPRLARLILSGGIVFTVYEKVMEILKPF comes from the coding sequence ATGTCGACTGTTGCAAAAACCAACCCAAAAAGTTCCAACAAACCTGGACCCGTAAAAAGCATTATAGCTGGCGGTGTTGCTGGAGCTATTGAGATTTCCATTACCTATCCGGCTGAATTTGCCAAAACTCGTCTTCAATTATATCGTAACGTTGAAGGCACTAAAGCGAAATTACCACCTTTTGGACTAGAATGGTATCGTGGTTGTTCCACAGTAATCGTCGGAAATTCCCTTAAAGCTGCAGTACGATTTTTTGCATTCGATAGCATTAAAAAGTCTCTTTCAGATGAACACGGACATTTGACTGGTCCTCGTACTGTCCTCGCCGGGTTGGGCGCTGGTGTCGCCGAGTCAGTTTTGGTACTAACTCCTTTTGAGAGTATCAAAACGGCGATCATCGATGATCGCAAGCGTCCAAATCCCCGTTTAAAGGGCTTTTTACAAGCCTCAAGAATTATTGTCCATGAGAATGGTATTCGTGGGCTTTATCGTGGTCTCGCTGCAACTGTCGCTCGTCAAGCTGCTAATTCTGGTGTACGTTTTACTGCCTATAATAGTATCAAGCAATCCCTTCAAAGCAGATTACCACCAGATGAGAAGTTGAGTACCGTTACCACTTTCTTAGTCGGTTCTGTAGCTGGTATTATTACCGTTTATTGTACGCAACCCATCGATACTGTCAAGAGTCGTATGCAATCTTTGAGTGCTAGTAAGGAATACAAAAACAGTATTCATTGCGCTTATAAGATTTTAACTCAAGATGGTCTGTTGCGTTTCTGGTCTGGTGCTACTCCCCGTTTGGCTCGTTTGATTCTCAGTGGTGGTATTGTATTCACTGTTTACGAAAAAGTTATGGAAATTCTCAAGCCTTTTTAA